A portion of the Gossypium arboreum isolate Shixiya-1 chromosome 8, ASM2569848v2, whole genome shotgun sequence genome contains these proteins:
- the LOC128296671 gene encoding probable polygalacturonase At3g15720, whose amino-acid sequence MEPFVYDVNLAGAIGDGESDDTEAFKNAWNVVCSSHISSGIFRVPYGQKFLLQPLTFNGECRPRNITFQIDGILIAPSDPSSWKCKETNCNNWITFQHFDGLIIQGTGSLHGQGQKWWQMALFFIKAAGFAILDSKNVHISGLTSVDSRKWHISIERSSSVHASKLNIKAPKDSPNTDGIRIQHSTNVTIASSIIKTGYDCIGIGDGSKYININRIFCGPGHGISIGSLGENGRRETVEYVTVRRANFYATENGLKIKTWQGGHGYARYIRFEHISFSKVIRPIIIDQYTWPLHQHCKNYSTAVEISNILYNDLRGTTNGEIAVELSCSKSVPCKNIRMKDIQLDYGINGKMYDGHPKSHCLNVVQSWDEGYVYPNVPCLTKKLSY is encoded by the exons ATGGAACcatttgtttatgacgtcaaccTTGCAGGAGCCATTGGAGATGGAGAGAGTGATGATACAGAG GCCTTCAAGAATGCATGGAATGTTGTCTGTAGTTCGCATATCTCTTCAGGGATATTTCGTGTTCCTTATGGACAAAAGTTTTTGCTGCAACCCTTGACTTTTAATGGTGAATGTCGACCAAGAAACATTACTTTtcag ATTGATGGCATACTCATTGCCCCAAGTGATCCATCTTCATGGAAATGCAAAGAAACAAACTGTAACAATTGGATAACCTTTCAACATTTCGATGGCCTCATCATTCAAGGAACTGGAAGCCTCCATGGCCAAGGACAAAAATGGTGGCAAATGG CTTTGTTCTTCATAAAAGCAGCG GGTTTTGCCATCTTAGACTCTAAGAATGTGCATATTAGTGGCTTAACTTCCGTGGACAGTCGAAAATGGCATATTTCAATTGAAAGATCTTCATCCGTTCATGCTTCTAAACTCAATATCAAAGCTCCAAAAGATAGTCCCAACACCGATGGCATTCGTATCCAACATTCCACCAATGTTACCATAGCCTCCTCAATCATTAAGACTG gtTATGATTGTATAGGAATTGGAGACGGGtcaaaatatattaacattaATCGGATTTTTTGTGGTCCAGGTCATGGAATTag TATTGGAAGTCTTGGTGAAAATGGAAGAAGGGAGACAGTTGAATATGTTACTGTAAGGAGAGCTAACTTTTATGCTACAGAGAATGGTCTTAAAATAAAGACATGGCag GGAGGACATGGATATGCAAGATATATAAGATTTGAACATATATCGTTTAGTAAAGTAATTAGACCTATTATTATTGATCAATACACTTGGCCTCTTCATCAACATTGCAAGAATTAT AGTACAGCTGTGGAGATTAGCAATATCTTGTATAATGATTTAAGAGGGACAACAAACGGTGAAATTGCGGTGGAACTTTCATGCAGTAAGTCAGTTCCATGCAAAAATATCCGCATGAAAGACATACAGTTGGATTACGGAATAAATGGTAAAATGTATGATGGGCACCCCAAATCTCATTGTTTGAATGTTGTTCAAAGTTGGGACGAAGGATATGTTTATCCAAATGTTCCttgtttaacaaaaaaattaagttACTAA